In Macadamia integrifolia cultivar HAES 741 chromosome 1, SCU_Mint_v3, whole genome shotgun sequence, a single window of DNA contains:
- the LOC122073289 gene encoding uncharacterized protein LOC122073289: protein MKGACAYGQGFVIPSYFTLRTRLIPEAKVEIMEYVSNIKSTWGGTGCTIMSDSWTDLKKRSWVNVIAYSPGGAVFLKCIDCGSNNITAGYLFREISNVIEMLGPQHVVQFVSDNGANYNCYGDMLIGKWSHMYRINCAAHGINLLLKDIHKHVRWVREIIDDGKHVVDYMHRHTAIIALMREFTNAKEIKQPCKTRFATNFLMLQSLIVVENELRLLVASSEWRGFHCNRVEIALKTVRIIQSDIFWEQAKEVIAFMDPFIRILRLVDSDGSTACYLYEATVRVKEKLRKLKESDGVKYFTILDLFDTRVEKNIIHPVHVLAAALNPNNLFDGGLFIETNTVVQAQECIVATMVPLEDHEQFTAEMVEYRMRNPNLFNITGKSLMKTNHPRIWWEYMGGCLPVVQKVTCRILSQPCSSSP, encoded by the exons ATGAAAGGTGCTTGTGCCTATGGTCAGGGTTTTGTTATTCCTAGTTACTTTACTCTTCGTACCCGTTTGATTCCTGAAGCTAAGGTAGAGATCATGGAATATGTGAGCAACATAAAGTCAACATGGGGTGGCACAGGTTGCACAATAATGTCTGATTCTTGGACTGACCTAAAGAAGAGGTCTTGGGTCAATGTGATAGCTTATTCTCCTGGTGGGGCTGTATTCCTGAAGTGTATTGATTGTGGTTCAAATAATATTACTGCTGGATATCTTTTTAGAGAAATATCTAATGTTATTGAAATGCTTGGACCACAACATGTTGTGCAATTTGTTTCAGATAATGGTGCTAACTATAATTGTTATGGTGATATGTTGATTGGAAAATGGTCTCACATGTATCGGATAAATTGTGCTGCACATGGGATTAATTTGCTTTTAAAGGATATCCATAAGCATGTTAGATGGGTGAGGGAAATTATTGATGATGGTAAACATGTAGTGGATTATATGCACAGGCACACAGCTATTATAGCCTTAATGAGGGAATTCACAAATGCCAAAGAGATTAAGCAGCCTTGCAAGACAAGGTTTGCTACTAATTTTTTAATGCTCCAATCTCTTATTGTAGTTGAGAATGAGTTAAGGCTATTGGTTGCATCATCTGAATGGAGAGGCTTCCATTGCAATAGAGTTGAAATAGCATTAAAGACTGTCAGGATAATTCAATCTGATATATTCTGGGAACAGGCAAAGGAGGTTATTGCTTTTATGGATCCTTTCATTAGGATTCTTCGCCTTGTTGATTCAGATGGTTCCACTGCATGTTACTTGTATGAAGCAACTGTTAgggtaaaagaaaaattgaggAAGTTAAAGGAGAGTGATGGAGTAAAGTACTTTACCATATTGGATTTGTTTGATACAAGGGTGGAAAAGAATATAATTCATCCTGTTCATGTGCTTGCTGCAGCTTTAAATCCTAATAATTTGTTTGATGGTGGACTTTTTATTGAGACAAATACAGTTGtgcaagctcaagaatgtaTTGTGGCAACCATGGTTCCTCTAGAAGATCATGAGCAATTCACTGCAGAAATGGTTGAATATCGAATGAGGAACCCAAATTTGTTCAATATCACAGGAAAGTCTTTAATGAAAACTAACCATCCAA ggatttggtggGAATATATGGGTGGTTGTCTTCCTGTGGTTCAGAAGGTTACTTGTAGAATCTTAAGCCAACCTTGTAGTTCCTCTCCTTGA